GTAGTGATCGGGATGCCGTCCCTGCCAATACGGCAGAATCACCACGCGCGGCCGCTGCTGCCGGATAACGCGCGCGACCTTCAGCCGGTTCTCCCACGTGTTCTCCACCCGGCCGTCGGGAATGTCGAGCGCCTCGCGCCATTGCGCCTTCAGGATGCGCTGCGCCGCCCCGGCTTCCACCGCGCGCTGTTCCGCAGTCCCCCGCGTGCCCATCTCGCCGCGCGTCAGGTCAAGGATGCCGCAGCGCTTGCCGTGCTCGGCCGCTTTCAGCAGCGTCCCGCCGCAGGTTTGCTCCACGTCGTCGCGATGCGCGGCGATGGCCAGAATGTCGAGGCCTCTGTGTCCTTCCTGCAACCTTCGTGTCCTTTGTGGTTTGCTCTTGCCGTTGACCCTGCCACCGGCCAACGACGATCGACGATTTACTTCTTCCGCTCCACCAGAAACCGCGCCAGCTCCTTCAGGTCGTCCGCCCGCGCGCCGAACTCGTCCAACTCCGCGCACCCCTGCGCCACCAACTCTGCCGCCATGCGTTCCGATTCAGTCACGCCGAACAACGCGGGATACGTGGCCTTCTCGACCGCAGTATCCTTCCCCGCCGTTTTCCCCAACTGCTCGGTAGGCTGCGTCACATCAAGCACGTCGTCCGCGATTTGGAATGCCAGGCCGATCGCTTTGCCGAAGTTCCTCAGCCGCGACGCCTGTTGCTGTGTCGCGCCCGCATACCATCCGCCGCTCACCAGGCTCGCGGTAATCAGCGCGCCGGTCTTGGAACGATGGATCTGCTCCAGCGTCCTCGCGTCGGGGCGGGTGCGCTCGGCCTCCAGGTCCATTACCTGACCGCCGATCATGCCGCCCACCGTGCCGGTGCCGCGCGCAATTTCTGCGACGATGGCCACGCGCGCCTCAGCGCCGCAGCGCAGGTTGGCAAGCACTTCGTACGCCTGCGTCTGGAGCGCATCGCCGGCCAGGATCGCCAGCGCCTCGCCGAAAACCTTGTGGCACGTAGGACGCCCGCGCCGCAGGTCGTCGTTGTCGAGCGCCGGCAAATCGTCGTGGATCAGCGAGTACGTATGCAGCATCTCCAGCGCCGCGCCCAGGTCTTCGATTCCCGCGGGCAGCGAACCGGTGATCATTTTCCCCGCCTCCATCGCGAGGATCGGCCGCAAGCGCTTGCCGCCGGCAAACACGCTGTGCCGCATCGCCTTATGGATGGATTCGGGCGGCTCCGTGGGCGGCGGAATCAGCCGCTCAAGCGCCTCATCGGCCATCTGACGGCCGTGTTCCAGGACCTCGATGAGCATGAGAGGGGGAGTATAACAAGCCAAATCTGACGGCCTGCTCAGCTGGCGATTTGACCATCGCACTCACAAAACCCGAATCGCCAGATCGCCCGCTTCAGGCATCCAACTCGCCATGCCCCGCCGCGACCCCACCCGCGTCTTCGCCGGTCGGCTCGCTGCTCCCGGGCTTCTCCAACGATCGCGAATTGCTCGACCACGTGGGATTTACATCCAGCTTCAGGAGGGAAGAGCGGGAGAAACTTAAAGCAGTGCTGCAACCGCTGGCGCGTGGCAAAGGATTCACCGGTCGCGCCCCCCGTGTGCACAGCCGCTGGAGCACCGAGCGCAGCGGCGAGTGGGAGGCGCTGGAACCCACACTTGTTTGCGAGGTCAGCTACGACCCCTTCAGCGGCGGCCGCTTCCGGCACAGCACGCGTTTTCTGTGCTGGCGGCCCGACAAGGGCCCAAAGGAGTGCCGCTTCGACCAGGTCGAGCGCACGGCGGACTTGGGATTTTTTCCTTAAGACAGCTTCAGAAGCCCCGCCCGCCTTCGGTCGTCGGGCAAGGTTGGTTTTGGCCCACGACCTACGACCTACGACCGACGACTGTTCCTACGCGGCGATGCTCTTCGACAAACTCTGCTGGTGCGTCGCAATCCCCACGATTCCCGGCACATCGTCTGTGGAGCAGCAGTCCACGGCGCCGGCGCGCAGCGCCTTGGCCCACATCTCCTCGTCGGGAACGCGGTGCGTGCACACGATGGCAAGCTGGCGGAACTGCTCGTGCAGGGCCTCGATCTCACTCATGCTGAGCATTTCCAGGTCAGCCACCACCACGTCGGCACGATGCCGGGGCACTGCGGCAGAGAGTTCCTCGCGCGAGTTCACCACGCGGATGGCGCGGCAATGCGGCATCAGGGACAGGGCAAGGCTGGCGGCGGAGGCTGGATCATGCTGCGCGATGATCACGTTCGGACGCATGGCAATAACTCCTGACTGCCGGTTGGAGGTTACTTCCTGCTGTCAGCCCGCTCGGCGAATGCCTCGTAGGGCTCAGCGTGGAGTTTGCCGTTCTGCTTCATCAGGATTTCCACTTTGCCCTCCGCGTCCTCTAGTTCCTTGCGGCAGGAATTCGAGAGCTGAATGCCTTCCTCGAACAGTTGGAGCGAGCGCTCCAAAGGAATGTCCCCGCGTTCCAGTTCTCCGAGGATCCGTTCCAGCCGTTCCAGACACTCTTCAAACTTCGGCAAAGTAAAAATTCCTCTCTCACATTGTAAGACGAAGCGGCGCTCATGCAAGTGAAAGTTTGACGAATGTTCAACAACTTTGGTTGCAGGACCGCTGGACAGGGCGCAAGCCGGCGTACGGACCGCGTAATTGGGAGATCGGCCAATCGGGTTAACCGAACGCAAATCATGAAGGAAACAAGGTGTCACGACCGACGCGAAGGCGAGTGGACTCCTTCGTGCCCTTTGTGGGACTTACGTGTCCTTCGCCGCTGGCTCCTGATCTTCACTTACCCGATGAGAGCGATTCCTCAATTACCCGATTTGCTGACGGCCACGCGGTTCGACGCGTCGTTCCCCGTTCCCAGCGCTTCCAGCACGTCCACGGCAGTCGAGTAGCGGCCGAAGGGCGCTGAGATCTGCGCTCCCTGCACCGTGCCGCGCAGGGCGAGGAGCATTTCTCGCGCGATGGCCACACCCTCGGCACGGGCGGCTTCCGCGCTGGTC
This genomic interval from Terriglobales bacterium contains the following:
- a CDS encoding farnesyl diphosphate synthase — its product is MLIEVLEHGRQMADEALERLIPPPTEPPESIHKAMRHSVFAGGKRLRPILAMEAGKMITGSLPAGIEDLGAALEMLHTYSLIHDDLPALDNDDLRRGRPTCHKVFGEALAILAGDALQTQAYEVLANLRCGAEARVAIVAEIARGTGTVGGMIGGQVMDLEAERTRPDARTLEQIHRSKTGALITASLVSGGWYAGATQQQASRLRNFGKAIGLAFQIADDVLDVTQPTEQLGKTAGKDTAVEKATYPALFGVTESERMAAELVAQGCAELDEFGARADDLKELARFLVERKK
- the xseB gene encoding exodeoxyribonuclease VII small subunit yields the protein MHERRFVLQCERGIFTLPKFEECLERLERILGELERGDIPLERSLQLFEEGIQLSNSCRKELEDAEGKVEILMKQNGKLHAEPYEAFAERADSRK